The following are encoded together in the Clostridium sp. BJN0013 genome:
- the dapB gene encoding 4-hydroxy-tetrahydrodipicolinate reductase: MIKVGLIGLGKTGHHIARGISEQNNMKIVAAICSPKSTKKGMDLGELLGTHKTEIKISTSDELQSIIFKTKPDVIVDFSKPSSTMENALTISKMKVNLVIGTTGFTKDDISKLQDMAYRFNNGIVYAPNITLGVNVVMLLSNIAASILNEYDFQITEIHHKNKKDAPSGTALKLSSEIENGLESAGVYDKDIPINVVRAGGVVGKHHVLIVGENDKIEISHESFSRKAFAAGAISAVNYIYKKSGYYEMKNVLDLKRILYKYIDTMDSALC, encoded by the coding sequence ATGATTAAAGTAGGATTAATAGGTTTAGGTAAAACAGGACACCACATAGCCCGAGGAATTTCAGAACAAAACAATATGAAAATCGTAGCAGCAATATGCAGCCCTAAAAGTACAAAGAAAGGTATGGACTTAGGAGAATTACTTGGAACTCATAAAACAGAAATAAAAATAAGCACTTCTGACGAGCTTCAATCTATTATTTTTAAAACTAAGCCAGATGTAATTGTAGACTTTTCAAAGCCTTCATCTACTATGGAAAATGCTTTGACAATATCCAAGATGAAAGTAAACTTAGTAATAGGTACTACAGGCTTTACTAAAGATGATATCAGTAAGCTCCAAGACATGGCTTATAGATTTAATAACGGCATAGTGTACGCTCCAAATATTACTTTAGGAGTCAATGTAGTAATGCTTTTAAGCAATATTGCCGCAAGCATATTAAATGAATATGATTTTCAAATTACAGAGATTCACCACAAAAATAAAAAAGATGCGCCCTCTGGCACTGCTTTAAAACTATCTTCCGAAATAGAAAATGGGCTTGAATCTGCCGGAGTATACGACAAAGACATACCTATCAATGTTGTACGTGCTGGTGGTGTAGTAGGAAAACATCATGTTCTTATAGTAGGAGAGAATGATAAAATAGAGATAAGCCATGAATCCTTTTCAAGAAAAGCTTTTGCTGCAGGAGCCATTAGTGCAGTAAATTATATCTATAAAAAATCTGGATATTATGAAATGAAAAATGTACTGGATCTTAAAAGAATACTTTATAAATATATTGATACTATGGATAGTGCTTTATGTTAG
- a CDS encoding TrkA C-terminal domain-containing protein: protein MSSQYVMKPVYQKIAIDIANRIVAGDFSIGDKLYGRSSLASHYNVSPETIRRAMILLNDMDIVEVTKGSGIIVRSVDNCLKFIGKFKDIDSMNFLKKEMLELLDEKNILEKKIEGVLNELIDYSNRFTSTNSFIPFEFKIYKGFNIIGKTISECKFWQNTFATIIGIRRRGNLILSPGPYAVFEEDDIFIAIGDEASYYRIKKFIC, encoded by the coding sequence ATGTCATCACAATATGTTATGAAACCTGTGTATCAAAAAATAGCAATAGATATAGCGAATAGAATAGTAGCTGGGGATTTTTCTATAGGTGATAAACTCTATGGCAGATCCTCTCTTGCAAGCCACTATAATGTCTCTCCTGAAACTATTAGAAGAGCAATGATTCTTTTAAATGATATGGATATTGTGGAAGTAACAAAAGGCAGTGGAATCATTGTTAGATCTGTAGATAACTGCTTAAAATTTATAGGCAAATTTAAAGATATAGATTCTATGAATTTCTTGAAAAAGGAAATGCTTGAATTATTGGATGAAAAAAATATATTAGAGAAAAAAATTGAAGGAGTACTTAATGAACTTATAGATTATTCTAATAGATTTACCAGCACTAATTCTTTTATACCTTTTGAATTTAAAATATATAAGGGATTTAATATTATTGGAAAAACTATATCTGAATGTAAATTTTGGCAAAATACATTTGCCACTATAATAGGTATAAGAAGGCGAGGTAATTTAATACTTTCTCCAGGACCTTATGCTGTATTTGAAGAAGATGATATCTTTATAGCCATAGGTGATGAAGCTAGTTATTATAGAATTAAAAAATTTATTTGTTAA
- a CDS encoding sensor histidine kinase, whose translation MSQINFVYLSLIIFTPIKIFGYSDMIYMSILMFNCLVVIITLVKAILKKRKFAWLLLTGIIVMIFTTIIDILYVNNYVNIYFSSGNYILGLLFFLLCEIYVLSVDVMDAFESSNKAKDIEIAFLQAQIAPHFFFNTLNNIYCLMDQSVPKSKELILNFCDFLRVKHKFDYRKNIFYSLREEIDLIKSYVKIENARFNDSIHLIIDIKEEYMLTPIPQLLIQPIVENSIKHGLKSGGITINIIVLKKNNNLEIIVSDNGKGIGKDVLSQLLHNKSSISGVGLKNVNFRLMKCYQSKLKIVSKLSYGTSISFEIPENKYKIGGE comes from the coding sequence ATGAGTCAAATAAATTTTGTTTATTTAAGCTTGATAATTTTCACACCAATCAAGATATTTGGCTATAGTGATATGATTTATATGTCTATACTGATGTTCAATTGCCTGGTAGTAATAATAACATTGGTAAAGGCAATTCTTAAAAAACGTAAATTTGCATGGCTCTTATTAACAGGAATTATTGTTATGATTTTTACTACAATTATTGATATTTTATATGTCAATAATTATGTAAATATCTATTTTTCTTCAGGCAATTATATATTAGGACTCTTGTTTTTTTTACTATGTGAAATATATGTATTGTCTGTGGATGTAATGGATGCGTTTGAAAGTTCAAATAAAGCAAAAGATATAGAAATTGCCTTTTTACAGGCACAGATAGCACCACATTTCTTTTTCAATACTTTAAATAATATATATTGTCTTATGGATCAGTCTGTACCTAAATCAAAAGAACTAATCTTGAATTTTTGTGATTTTCTCAGAGTAAAACATAAATTTGATTATCGTAAGAATATCTTTTATTCGTTAAGAGAGGAAATTGATTTGATAAAGTCCTATGTAAAAATTGAAAATGCAAGATTTAATGATTCAATTCATTTAATTATAGATATAAAAGAAGAATATATGTTGACTCCAATTCCTCAATTGTTAATACAGCCTATTGTAGAAAATTCAATTAAACATGGTTTAAAATCCGGCGGAATAACAATAAATATTATTGTTTTAAAAAAGAATAATAATTTAGAAATAATTGTTTCAGATAATGGAAAAGGTATAGGGAAAGATGTGCTTTCCCAATTGCTTCATAATAAAAGTTCCATATCAGGAGTAGGGCTTAAAAATGTAAACTTTAGATTAATGAAATGCTATCAGTCAAAATTAAAAATTGTAAGTAAATTATCATATGGGACAAGCATATCTTTTGAAATTCCTGAGAATAAATATAAGATTGGAGGAGAGTAA
- a CDS encoding Hsp20/alpha crystallin family protein: MKKKEYNNSKSLRRNIDRFMNIILDIIENDKHKSHRRSLVNDIKNNKEIVDPITRIFDEGDKIIIVMELPGIEKESINLEIDGNNLNVTAKGPEKHYYKKITLKYNLTIKNISANYHNSIYSIEIKK, translated from the coding sequence ATGAAAAAGAAAGAATATAATAACTCAAAATCTTTACGTAGAAATATAGACAGATTTATGAATATAATTTTGGATATAATTGAAAACGATAAACATAAATCACATAGAAGATCTCTGGTGAATGATATTAAAAACAATAAAGAAATAGTTGACCCTATAACCCGTATATTTGATGAAGGAGATAAAATCATAATTGTAATGGAATTACCTGGTATAGAAAAAGAAAGTATAAATTTAGAAATTGATGGTAATAATCTGAATGTTACAGCAAAAGGACCAGAAAAACATTATTATAAAAAAATAACTTTGAAATATAATCTTACAATAAAAAATATATCTGCAAATTATCATAATTCAATATATAGTATTGAAATTAAAAAATAA